The following are encoded in a window of Haloprofundus salilacus genomic DNA:
- a CDS encoding amidohydrolase: protein MVEPIRARLSELRRELHRYPEPGWCEFQTTAWLVEELRAIGVDELAVGPEAYDPDDRMAVPPEDRLEAWYDRARERGVDDELLRKMVGGNTGAVAVLDRGEGPTVGLRVDIDGLFIEESDDADHAPTAEGFRSETGETMHACGHDAHMTWGLATLEAIKESEFEGRLVVFFQPAEEVSGGGCPMAKSEYTDELDYLFAVHVGLDHPTGEVVAGIERPLAMCHVDVEIEGTSAHAGKAPQDGDNAIQALGTAIQNVYGIPRHADGMTRVNVGRVEGGTASNIIAEDVGAVAEARGETTALMEYAKEELTRTFETAAEMHGCEANVDVVSESPRADSDPELVDVVADVARGVEGVDTVVPTADFGASEDATFLMQRVQREGGFASYLIVGTDHPTSHHTPTFDVDERSLKTGVELLTGAILAVAEDGP from the coding sequence ATGGTTGAGCCGATACGAGCACGATTGAGCGAGTTGCGACGAGAGCTCCACCGGTATCCGGAACCCGGCTGGTGTGAGTTCCAGACGACCGCGTGGCTCGTCGAGGAGCTTCGAGCCATCGGCGTCGACGAACTCGCCGTCGGACCGGAGGCGTACGACCCCGACGACCGGATGGCCGTCCCGCCCGAAGACCGCCTCGAAGCGTGGTACGACCGAGCGCGCGAGCGCGGCGTGGACGACGAACTCCTCCGGAAGATGGTGGGCGGCAACACCGGAGCCGTCGCCGTTCTCGACCGAGGCGAAGGACCGACCGTCGGTCTCCGCGTCGACATCGACGGGCTGTTCATCGAAGAGTCCGACGACGCCGACCACGCGCCGACCGCCGAGGGCTTCCGCTCGGAGACCGGCGAGACGATGCACGCCTGCGGCCACGACGCCCACATGACGTGGGGGCTCGCCACCCTCGAAGCGATAAAGGAAAGCGAGTTCGAGGGCCGACTCGTCGTGTTCTTCCAACCCGCCGAGGAGGTGTCCGGCGGCGGGTGTCCGATGGCGAAGAGCGAGTACACCGACGAACTCGACTACCTGTTCGCCGTCCACGTCGGTCTCGACCACCCGACGGGAGAGGTCGTCGCCGGCATCGAGCGCCCGCTGGCGATGTGTCACGTCGACGTCGAGATCGAAGGCACCTCCGCACACGCCGGTAAAGCGCCGCAGGACGGAGACAACGCCATTCAGGCGCTCGGAACCGCCATCCAGAACGTCTACGGCATTCCGCGCCACGCCGACGGGATGACCCGCGTCAACGTCGGGCGGGTCGAGGGCGGCACGGCGAGCAACATCATCGCCGAGGACGTCGGCGCCGTCGCCGAGGCCCGCGGCGAGACGACGGCGCTGATGGAGTACGCGAAGGAAGAGCTCACGAGGACGTTCGAGACGGCCGCCGAGATGCACGGCTGCGAGGCCAACGTCGACGTGGTGAGCGAGAGTCCGCGCGCCGACAGCGACCCCGAACTCGTCGACGTCGTCGCCGACGTCGCCCGCGGCGTTGAGGGCGTCGACACCGTCGTTCCCACCGCAGACTTCGGCGCGAGCGAGGACGCGACGTTCCTCATGCAGCGCGTCCAACGCGAGGGCGGCTTCGCGTCGTACCTCATCGTCGGCACCGACCACCCGACGAGCCACCACACGCCGACGTTCGACGTCGACGAGCGCAGCCTCAAAACCGGCGTCGAACTGCTCACGGGCGCGATTCTCGCCGTCGCGGAGGACGGACCGTGA
- the gdhB gene encoding glutamate dehydrogenase GdhB, whose translation MTAKNSDGTASEASDTADAESTLSNARRQLERAAAHVDIDSGVVERLKHPTRVQRVSVPLRRDDGSLEVYTGFRAQHDDVRGPYKGGLRYHPEVNAEECIGLSMWMTWKCAVMDLPFGGGKGGIAVDPKTLSTKERERLTRRFAEEIRNAIGPKKDVPAPDMGTDSQTMAWFMDAYSMQEGETTPGVVTGKPPSIGGSYGREEAPGRSVAIVTREAVNYYDWEIEETTVAVQGFGSVGANAARLLDEWGAKIVAVSDVDGAIYDPAGLDTNDVESHEERPGMVSGYDAPKTLTNAELLELDVDVLVPAAVSNAITVDNVDDVRAGMVVEGANGPTTFAADTILEERGVPVIPDILANAGGVTVSYFEWLQDINRRAWPLDRVNDELETEMLKAWNAVRAEVDERDLTWRDAAYAVALSRIGEAKATRGLWP comes from the coding sequence ATGACCGCAAAAAATTCGGACGGAACCGCGTCCGAGGCGAGCGACACCGCCGATGCAGAGTCGACGCTATCGAACGCCCGCCGACAGCTCGAACGCGCGGCAGCGCACGTCGACATCGACTCGGGCGTCGTCGAGCGATTGAAACACCCGACCCGAGTGCAGCGGGTATCCGTCCCGCTGCGCCGCGACGACGGGTCGCTGGAGGTGTACACCGGGTTCCGCGCCCAGCACGACGACGTTCGCGGTCCCTACAAGGGCGGCCTGCGCTACCACCCGGAGGTGAACGCCGAGGAGTGCATCGGCCTGTCGATGTGGATGACGTGGAAGTGCGCAGTGATGGACCTCCCGTTCGGCGGCGGGAAGGGTGGCATCGCCGTCGACCCGAAGACGCTCTCGACGAAGGAGCGCGAGCGACTCACCCGGCGCTTCGCCGAGGAGATACGCAACGCCATCGGCCCGAAGAAGGACGTTCCCGCGCCCGACATGGGGACGGACTCGCAGACAATGGCGTGGTTCATGGACGCCTACTCGATGCAGGAGGGCGAGACGACGCCGGGCGTCGTCACCGGCAAGCCGCCGTCCATCGGCGGGTCGTACGGCCGCGAGGAGGCGCCTGGTCGGAGTGTCGCCATCGTGACGCGCGAGGCCGTCAACTACTACGACTGGGAGATCGAAGAGACGACCGTCGCCGTCCAGGGGTTCGGTAGCGTCGGCGCGAACGCCGCCCGCCTCCTCGACGAGTGGGGCGCGAAGATCGTCGCCGTCAGCGACGTCGACGGCGCCATCTACGATCCCGCCGGTCTCGACACGAACGACGTCGAGAGCCACGAGGAGCGGCCAGGGATGGTCTCCGGCTACGACGCCCCGAAGACGCTCACGAACGCCGAGTTGCTCGAACTCGACGTCGACGTCCTCGTTCCGGCAGCCGTCAGCAACGCAATCACCGTCGACAACGTCGACGACGTGCGGGCAGGAATGGTCGTCGAGGGAGCCAACGGGCCGACGACGTTCGCCGCCGACACGATTCTCGAAGAGCGAGGCGTCCCCGTGATTCCGGACATCCTCGCGAACGCGGGCGGCGTCACCGTCTCGTACTTCGAGTGGCTCCAGGACATCAACCGTCGGGCGTGGCCGCTCGACCGCGTCAACGACGAACTGGAGACGGAGATGCTGAAGGCGTGGAACGCGGTCCGCGCGGAGGTCGACGAGCGCGATCTGACGTGGCGCGACGCCGCCTACGCGGTGGCGCTCTCGCGCATCGGCGAAGCGAAGGCGACGCGCGGACTGTGGCCCTGA
- a CDS encoding M28 family peptidase has translation MTELPDAVVGSAYRSTVGWDLLAELEDLNDRMPGHEGERVGADLVAEAFEAVGLDDVSLDPFPIPAWWRGDASLTVAHGDRETTFARSHELVELPGTPSGEVTGKLVDMGYGLPEDFEGVDLTGDIAMASSLTPDDYGRWVHRSEKYHYAAESGAAAFVFYNHIEGALPPTGNIGSVNGPGPIPAIGASKETGARLQRYCDDGTVEADLSVAAEVGRSTSHNVEATVGPETDEAVLFTAHVDGHDVGTAANDNGFGTAMVVEVGKMLAQVADELETKVRLVVFGAEETGLYGSYYWSHTHDLDDVKCIVNVDGAGYSRNLEIHSHGFEAVADAFDAVSEEYEIPVHTEDGIRPNSDHWPFVQRGVAGVQGRSSSDGSGRGWGHTHGDTLDKLDVRDLRDMSILCAAGVARLARSDVEVDHVDDEKIKRACLDEGFDVGMKATDSWPWGEPKDWPWADEL, from the coding sequence ATGACCGAACTGCCAGATGCAGTCGTGGGTAGCGCCTACCGGAGTACGGTCGGGTGGGACCTCTTGGCCGAGTTAGAGGATCTGAACGACCGGATGCCGGGACACGAGGGCGAACGGGTGGGGGCGGACCTCGTGGCCGAAGCGTTCGAGGCGGTCGGACTCGACGACGTCTCGTTGGACCCGTTTCCCATCCCGGCGTGGTGGCGCGGCGACGCGAGCCTCACCGTCGCGCACGGAGACCGAGAGACGACGTTCGCTCGCTCGCACGAACTCGTCGAGTTGCCGGGGACGCCGTCGGGCGAGGTAACGGGCAAACTCGTGGACATGGGGTACGGTCTCCCCGAGGACTTCGAGGGCGTCGACCTCACGGGCGACATCGCGATGGCGTCCAGCCTCACCCCCGACGACTACGGCCGGTGGGTCCACCGGTCGGAGAAGTACCACTACGCCGCCGAATCCGGGGCTGCGGCGTTCGTCTTCTACAACCACATCGAGGGGGCGCTGCCGCCGACCGGAAACATCGGGAGTGTGAACGGACCGGGCCCGATTCCGGCCATCGGCGCGAGCAAAGAGACGGGCGCGCGACTCCAGCGGTACTGCGACGACGGCACCGTTGAGGCCGATCTGTCCGTCGCGGCAGAGGTCGGCCGCAGCACCTCCCACAACGTCGAAGCGACGGTCGGTCCCGAAACCGACGAAGCGGTGTTGTTCACAGCGCACGTCGACGGCCACGACGTGGGAACGGCCGCCAACGACAACGGGTTCGGAACCGCCATGGTCGTCGAAGTCGGCAAGATGCTGGCGCAGGTCGCAGACGAACTGGAGACGAAGGTCCGCCTCGTCGTCTTCGGCGCCGAGGAGACCGGCCTGTACGGCTCGTACTACTGGAGCCACACCCACGACTTGGACGACGTGAAGTGCATCGTCAACGTTGACGGCGCGGGCTACTCGCGGAATCTCGAAATCCACAGTCACGGTTTCGAGGCGGTGGCCGACGCGTTCGACGCCGTCAGCGAGGAGTACGAGATTCCCGTCCACACCGAAGACGGGATTCGACCGAACAGCGACCACTGGCCGTTCGTTCAGCGCGGCGTCGCGGGCGTCCAAGGTCGGTCCTCCTCGGACGGTAGCGGCCGCGGGTGGGGCCATACGCACGGCGACACGCTCGACAAACTCGACGTGCGCGACCTGCGGGACATGTCGATTCTCTGCGCCGCGGGCGTCGCGCGACTCGCCCGAAGCGACGTCGAAGTCGACCACGTGGACGACGAAAAGATAAAGCGAGCGTGTCTGGACGAGGGCTTCGACGTAGGGATGAAGGCGACGGACTCGTGGCCGTGGGGTGAGCCGAAGGACTGGCCCTGGGCGGACGAACTGTAG
- a CDS encoding M24 family metallopeptidase, translating into MDQAVFDIAEYDRRIARTKARMREEELDALVVSDPANMNYLTGYDGWSFYVHQAVILTPDRDEPIWVGRQMDATGARATTRLSEESIRPYSDDHVQSPRDLHPMDFFAGVLSDLGVDDGRIGLEMDAYYFTAKSYTRLQQNLPEADFEDITLLVNWVRVKKSEQELEYMEQAARISENAMQAGLDAIGEGVPEYEAAEAIYSALIDGTDEYGGDYPAIVPLMPSGDYTGTPHLTWTDRPFRNGDPVLIELSGCRHRYHSPLARTTFVGDPPSEVEETAEIVVEGMEAALDAVEPGVTCESVEKAWRDTIAKYGVEKADRIGYSMGLGYPPDWGEHTASLRPGDETVLEENMTFHTIPGLWFDDFGVELSETFRVTSTGAEPLADFPRRLFTA; encoded by the coding sequence ATGGACCAAGCGGTGTTCGATATAGCGGAGTACGACCGACGAATCGCCCGGACGAAAGCGCGGATGCGAGAGGAGGAGTTAGACGCCCTCGTCGTCAGTGATCCGGCGAACATGAACTACCTCACCGGCTACGACGGCTGGTCGTTCTACGTCCACCAGGCCGTCATACTCACTCCCGACCGGGACGAACCCATCTGGGTCGGTCGACAGATGGACGCGACCGGTGCGCGCGCGACGACGCGGCTCTCCGAGGAGAGCATCCGCCCCTACAGCGACGACCACGTCCAGTCGCCGCGGGACCTCCACCCGATGGACTTCTTTGCGGGGGTGCTGTCAGACCTCGGCGTCGACGACGGCCGGATCGGTCTCGAAATGGACGCGTACTACTTCACCGCGAAGTCCTACACGCGCCTGCAGCAGAACCTCCCCGAAGCCGACTTCGAGGACATCACCTTACTCGTGAACTGGGTGCGCGTGAAGAAGTCCGAACAGGAACTGGAGTACATGGAGCAGGCCGCCCGCATCTCCGAGAACGCGATGCAGGCCGGTCTCGACGCCATCGGCGAGGGCGTCCCCGAGTACGAGGCGGCCGAAGCCATCTACTCGGCGCTCATCGACGGAACCGACGAGTACGGCGGCGACTACCCGGCCATCGTACCGCTGATGCCGTCGGGCGACTACACGGGCACGCCGCACCTGACGTGGACCGACCGCCCCTTCAGGAACGGCGACCCGGTGCTCATCGAACTGTCGGGCTGTCGGCACCGCTACCACTCGCCGCTCGCGCGGACGACGTTCGTCGGCGACCCGCCCTCGGAGGTCGAGGAGACCGCCGAAATCGTCGTCGAGGGGATGGAGGCTGCGCTCGACGCCGTCGAACCCGGCGTCACCTGCGAGTCGGTCGAGAAGGCGTGGCGCGACACCATCGCGAAGTACGGCGTCGAGAAGGCCGACCGCATCGGCTACTCGATGGGGCTGGGCTACCCGCCGGACTGGGGCGAGCACACCGCGAGTCTTCGTCCCGGCGACGAGACGGTGCTCGAAGAGAACATGACGTTCCACACCATTCCGGGACTCTGGTTCGACGATTTCGGCGTCGAACTCAGCGAGACGTTCCGCGTCACGTCGACCGGCGCCGAACCGCTCGCCGACTTCCCGCGACGGCTGTTCACCGCGTGA
- a CDS encoding D-2-hydroxyacid dehydrogenase — translation MTTNPDVVVLREGTEGLSMESYAEVLREHLPDQSVALARTPKQERELVTEARVVTGISIDEELLACAERLELFACTFAGTDHLPMDALEDHGVAVTNAGGIHAPGIAEQAIGNMLTFARRLHEGWRRKQRSEWRHFQSGEFTDSTVTVVGLGSIGQALVQRLQGFEVDTIGIRYTPEKGGPTDEVVGFDEDAIHDALSRSEYVVLACPLNDLTRGLLGEEEFATMRPDAVLVNTARGGIVDTDALVSALQSNKIRGAALDVTDPEPLPADHPLWDLENCLITPHTGGHTPKHWDRLADIVAENVGRLDAGERLTNQVLAPESV, via the coding sequence ATGACCACGAACCCGGACGTCGTCGTCCTCCGCGAGGGGACGGAAGGACTCTCGATGGAATCGTACGCCGAAGTGCTGCGCGAACACCTCCCCGACCAGTCGGTCGCGCTTGCTCGAACGCCGAAACAGGAGCGCGAACTCGTCACGGAGGCGCGCGTTGTCACCGGAATTAGTATCGACGAGGAACTGCTCGCCTGCGCCGAGCGCCTCGAACTGTTCGCCTGCACGTTCGCCGGGACCGACCACCTGCCGATGGACGCGCTCGAGGACCACGGCGTCGCCGTCACGAACGCCGGCGGCATCCACGCGCCGGGCATCGCCGAACAGGCCATCGGAAACATGCTCACCTTCGCCCGCCGACTCCACGAGGGGTGGCGGCGAAAGCAGCGCTCGGAGTGGCGACACTTCCAGTCAGGCGAGTTCACCGACAGCACCGTCACAGTCGTCGGTCTCGGTTCCATCGGCCAGGCGCTCGTCCAGCGCCTCCAAGGGTTCGAGGTCGACACCATCGGTATCCGTTACACCCCCGAGAAAGGCGGACCGACCGACGAGGTCGTCGGCTTCGACGAGGACGCGATTCACGACGCCCTCTCGCGCAGCGAGTACGTCGTCCTCGCCTGCCCGCTCAACGACCTGACCCGTGGCCTCTTGGGTGAAGAAGAGTTCGCGACGATGCGACCCGACGCGGTGCTCGTCAACACCGCCCGGGGCGGCATCGTCGACACCGACGCACTCGTGTCGGCGCTGCAATCGAACAAGATACGCGGCGCGGCGCTCGATGTCACCGACCCCGAACCGCTCCCAGCCGACCATCCGCTGTGGGACCTCGAAAACTGTCTCATCACGCCGCACACGGGCGGCCACACGCCGAAACACTGGGATCGGCTCGCAGATATCGTTGCCGAGAACGTCGGCCGCCTGGACGCTGGCGAGCGACTCACGAACCAAGTGCTCGCACCGGAGTCGGTCTGA
- the arsN2 gene encoding arsenic resistance N-acetyltransferase ArsN2 gives MSVTLRRVGADDVAYLERLLERNGLPCRDVQSKVDCFYVAYVGSETLGIGGIEAYDSDGLLRSVVVEQSMRGEGFGKQLCGALETEARSEGVETLYLLTTTAPRFFANLGYREIRRADAPATIRRTTEFDDLCPTTATCMRKQL, from the coding sequence ATGAGCGTGACACTCCGGCGAGTCGGTGCCGACGATGTCGCGTACCTCGAGAGGCTGCTGGAGAGGAACGGTCTCCCGTGTCGGGACGTACAGTCGAAGGTGGACTGTTTTTACGTCGCGTACGTCGGGAGCGAGACGCTCGGCATCGGCGGTATCGAAGCGTACGACTCGGACGGTCTCCTCCGGTCGGTCGTCGTCGAACAGTCGATGCGGGGAGAGGGGTTCGGAAAGCAACTGTGCGGAGCACTTGAAACCGAAGCGCGGAGTGAGGGTGTCGAGACGCTCTATCTCCTCACCACGACCGCGCCGCGGTTCTTCGCGAATCTCGGCTACAGAGAGATACGACGGGCCGACGCACCGGCGACGATTCGCCGGACTACCGAGTTCGACGACCTGTGCCCGACGACGGCCACGTGCATGAGGAAGCAGCTGTGA
- a CDS encoding FAD-binding and (Fe-S)-binding domain-containing protein gives MTATDSSADPRAKYEYAGGDVDRPGLVRDLESRVDGDVRFDEYTRQLYATDASAYEVTPVGVVFPTSTADVAAVVDYCAQREIPVLPRGGGTSLAGQAVNEAVVLDFSRYMDAVVDVDPGERRATAQAGTILAELNERAAPHGLKFGPDPAAGDRSVLGGAIGNNSTGAHSLVYGKTDYYVEEAEVVLADGTVTRFGDIAVDELRKKADPDAEVWGDDGPDSDLLPRIYAEVVRILDDEAEEIDARYPDLKRNVSGYNLDMLVDEARGERRTPNDSRVDPDSEAGTVNLARLLAGSEGTLAIVTEATVSLELVPNTKAVALLTYEDVYAAAADVAPILEHGPAAVELIDDVLIDLALETAEFHDVAASLPEGTRGALLVEFYADSEEHGRQQVADLLASRVPSATPETTPSESVEPADDARAFAALEAHDAAERAGLWKMRKAAAPILLSRTTDEKHISFIEDCAVPAERLPEYVERFREVIDDHDANTSFYAHAGPGVLHVRPLVNTKTVEGRETFETIADAVTDFVVEFGGSVSGEHGDGRARTQWNRKLYGDRLWRAFRDLKTTFDPDWLLNPGQVCGYAESETRPADAPPRADAVSMAENLRFDPEYEFDPGFDPALRWDTANGFQGMAELCHGCGGCRGKQDTTGGVMCPTYRAAEEESLSTRGRANMLRQAMSGDLSEESHDVAFVREVMDLCVGCKGCARDCPSEVDMAKLKAEVEHAHHERHGASLRDHLFSEVDRLNALGSALAPVSNWAAKLPGARTLLEKTVGIARERSLPTFRRETFVDWFDERGGSRVPVSAADRRVLLFPDTYTNYNHPEAGKAAVRVLESAGVHVALPEDVTSTGRPAHSKGFLDRSRERAATNVAALAPRVADGWDVVLVEPSDAVMLQSDYLDLLGESRDACDSNRSVPLKDLKAVAANTYGVMEYLDVFRLDEALPLSAPAESLTYHGHCHQKATRKDHHAVGVLRRAGYEVDPLDSGCCGMAGSFGYEAEHYSMSEAIASILYDQVDESGGDVVVAPGASCRTQLGDRGEAALEPPHPVEKVAEALNR, from the coding sequence ATGACCGCGACAGACTCCTCCGCCGACCCCCGTGCAAAGTACGAGTACGCCGGCGGCGACGTCGACCGCCCGGGTCTCGTCCGCGATCTCGAATCGCGCGTCGACGGCGACGTTCGCTTCGACGAGTATACGCGACAGCTGTACGCGACCGACGCCTCAGCCTACGAGGTGACCCCCGTCGGCGTCGTCTTCCCGACGTCGACGGCGGACGTCGCCGCAGTCGTCGATTACTGCGCCCAGCGCGAGATTCCAGTTCTCCCGCGCGGCGGCGGCACAAGCCTCGCGGGACAGGCCGTCAACGAGGCGGTCGTCCTCGACTTTTCGCGTTATATGGACGCCGTCGTCGACGTCGACCCCGGTGAAAGAAGAGCGACTGCGCAGGCCGGAACGATTCTCGCGGAGCTAAACGAACGCGCGGCTCCGCACGGCCTGAAGTTCGGTCCCGACCCGGCCGCGGGCGATCGGAGCGTCCTCGGCGGCGCCATCGGCAACAACTCGACCGGCGCGCACTCGCTCGTGTACGGCAAGACTGACTACTACGTCGAGGAGGCGGAGGTCGTCCTCGCCGATGGGACAGTGACGAGATTCGGCGACATCGCGGTCGACGAACTCCGCAAGAAGGCCGACCCCGACGCGGAGGTGTGGGGCGACGACGGTCCCGACAGTGACCTCCTGCCGCGCATCTACGCAGAGGTCGTCCGCATCCTCGACGACGAGGCCGAGGAAATCGACGCGCGGTATCCCGACCTGAAGCGCAACGTCTCGGGGTACAACCTCGACATGCTCGTCGACGAGGCGCGCGGCGAGCGTCGCACGCCCAACGACTCGCGAGTCGACCCCGATAGCGAAGCGGGAACTGTCAACCTCGCGCGTCTGCTCGCCGGGAGCGAGGGAACCCTCGCAATCGTCACCGAGGCGACCGTCTCGCTCGAACTAGTGCCGAACACGAAGGCGGTCGCGCTGTTAACGTACGAAGACGTGTACGCCGCCGCCGCCGATGTCGCGCCCATCCTCGAGCACGGACCCGCCGCCGTCGAACTCATCGACGACGTGCTCATCGACCTCGCGCTGGAGACCGCCGAGTTCCACGATGTCGCCGCGTCGCTCCCGGAGGGGACGCGCGGCGCGCTCCTGGTCGAGTTCTACGCCGACTCCGAAGAACACGGTCGCCAGCAGGTGGCGGATCTCCTCGCCTCGCGCGTGCCGTCGGCGACCCCCGAGACGACGCCGTCCGAGAGCGTCGAACCCGCCGACGACGCTCGCGCGTTCGCGGCACTGGAGGCCCACGACGCCGCGGAGCGCGCGGGACTCTGGAAGATGCGGAAGGCGGCCGCGCCCATCCTGCTGTCGCGGACGACCGACGAGAAGCACATCTCGTTCATCGAGGACTGCGCGGTTCCGGCGGAGCGACTCCCGGAGTACGTCGAGCGGTTCCGCGAGGTCATCGACGACCACGACGCGAACACGAGTTTCTACGCGCACGCCGGCCCCGGCGTCCTCCACGTGCGCCCGCTCGTCAACACCAAGACCGTCGAGGGGCGGGAGACGTTCGAGACAATCGCCGACGCGGTGACCGACTTCGTCGTCGAGTTCGGCGGCAGCGTCTCAGGCGAACACGGCGACGGCCGCGCGCGGACCCAGTGGAACCGCAAACTGTACGGTGACCGACTCTGGCGGGCGTTCCGCGACTTGAAGACGACGTTCGATCCCGACTGGCTGTTGAACCCCGGGCAGGTCTGCGGTTACGCCGAGTCGGAGACGCGACCGGCGGACGCGCCGCCGCGCGCCGACGCCGTCTCGATGGCCGAGAATCTGCGATTCGACCCGGAGTACGAGTTCGACCCTGGCTTCGACCCCGCGCTCCGGTGGGACACGGCGAACGGCTTTCAAGGGATGGCCGAACTCTGTCACGGCTGTGGCGGCTGTCGGGGGAAGCAAGACACCACAGGCGGCGTGATGTGTCCGACCTACCGCGCCGCCGAGGAGGAGAGCCTCTCGACCCGCGGGCGGGCGAACATGCTCAGACAGGCGATGAGCGGCGACCTCTCCGAGGAGAGTCACGACGTGGCGTTCGTGCGGGAGGTGATGGACCTCTGTGTCGGCTGTAAGGGGTGCGCGCGCGACTGCCCCAGCGAGGTCGACATGGCGAAGCTCAAAGCCGAGGTCGAACACGCCCACCACGAGCGCCACGGCGCGAGCCTCCGTGACCACCTGTTCTCGGAGGTCGACCGACTCAACGCTCTCGGATCGGCGCTCGCCCCCGTCTCGAACTGGGCGGCGAAACTTCCGGGTGCGCGGACGCTGCTGGAGAAGACCGTCGGCATCGCCCGAGAGCGCTCGCTGCCGACGTTCCGCCGCGAGACGTTCGTCGACTGGTTCGACGAGCGTGGCGGCTCCCGCGTCCCGGTGTCGGCAGCCGACAGACGGGTGCTGCTGTTCCCGGACACGTACACGAACTATAATCACCCCGAGGCTGGGAAGGCGGCTGTCCGCGTGCTCGAATCGGCGGGCGTCCACGTCGCACTCCCCGAGGACGTCACCTCGACCGGTCGGCCCGCCCACTCGAAGGGTTTTCTCGACCGTTCCCGAGAGCGCGCCGCGACGAACGTGGCGGCGCTGGCTCCTCGCGTCGCCGACGGCTGGGACGTCGTCCTCGTCGAACCCTCCGACGCGGTGATGCTCCAGTCGGATTATCTCGACCTACTAGGCGAGTCGCGGGACGCGTGCGATTCGAACCGGTCGGTCCCCCTCAAGGACCTCAAGGCCGTGGCGGCGAACACCTACGGTGTCATGGAGTACCTCGACGTGTTCCGACTCGACGAGGCGCTGCCGCTGTCTGCGCCCGCCGAGTCGCTGACCTACCACGGCCACTGCCACCAGAAGGCGACGCGGAAAGACCACCACGCCGTCGGCGTGCTCCGACGTGCCGGGTACGAGGTCGACCCACTCGACTCCGGATGCTGTGGCATGGCCGGGAGCTTCGGCTACGAGGCTGAACACTACTCGATGAGCGAGGCCATCGCCAGCATCCTCTACGACCAGGTCGACGAGAGCGGCGGCGACGTCGTCGTCGCCCCCGGCGCGTCGTGTCGGACGCAACTGGGTGACCGCGGCGAAGCCGCACTGGAGCCGCCGCATCCGGTCGAGAAAGTCGCCGAGGCGCTGAACCGCTGA